The Drosophila nasuta strain 15112-1781.00 chromosome 2R, ASM2355853v1, whole genome shotgun sequence genome segment TACAGCAAAAAGCGATGTGTTTAGCTTTGCCCTTCTTTCATGGGAAGTAATGTCTAGAAAAAAATCTTTGGCGACCATAATGAATGGTAAGATTAACAAATAATAAGTACCCAGGATTTCTCATTCTTTTCTTATGCTCCAGGTGAACGTCCAAATCTGATTGAAATGATGAAACATGAGGATATTGATGTcgtaaaatcaataataaagaAGTGCTGGGATCAAGATCCAGATAAACGACCGACGATGAAAGAACTATGTGTACTCCTTAAAATTTATccgttaattaattttgaggACATACAATTTGGAAAAAGGGTAAAGAGAGTTCGATGATAATTTCCATCAAactatttacttaatttttccCATTTATAGTTTGAGAGGGGTGGCTTTGGTGTAAGTTACAAAGCAATTTGGAAAACCGAAGGTCAAGAGAAAGATGTTTCTGCGAAAATACTGCTAGATAAAACTTCAAACTCTGAGAAAGTTTCAAGAGGAGCAGAAATGCTTTTTCTGAAAAAGGCTcacaattttaaacaattgaaGCACGAAAATGTTGGCACATTATACGGCGTCTCCAAAGATCCAGAAAACACCATTTACTTCTCACTTTATGAGTACTCCGAGTGTGGATCAGTCCATAATTTCCTACATCGCACGAAAAACGAACTAACCTATATCGAAAAGATCAATTGGATGTTGCAATGTGCTAAGGTATcattaatacatttattatttttgaagtgTTTTAACTACATTTCTGTGATTTCCTTTAGGGTGTGGAATATTTGTGGAGCCAAGGAATTACTCTTCGGTTTATTAAACCACAGACCTTAATGCTTTTCGATGATTTTCGTACCTTAAAAGTATTCGATTATGGATCAGCGAAAGAAGTATCAAAGTTTAATAAACAAGAAATGGTACAGTTTGTTTATATAGCGCCAGAAATTCATGTAAGTTCAAAAaaccatttaaatatttcacaaaatatCGATTATTTGATTATCTTAGGATGCACGTAAGAATTCCGACTTTAAAAAAAGTTTAGTATTTAGCTTTGGCGTTATTTTTTGGGAAGTAATGTCTAGGAAAGTACCATTTCACGATTATGAAATAGCGGACGTGcctaaaattattatttctggTAAGACCAATCCCAAAGTCCGTAAAAAACATGTTCGTAACCTTTGTAGaaagattttatattttttcccAATTATATTAATTCTCTTATAGAATCTCGTCCGAATATAGATGATATAAAATCATGCAACGATGCTTATCTTATCAAACCAATAATTGAAAAGTGCTGGGATCAAAATGCAGAAAATCGACCAACGATCATGGAACTTTCCTCATTGCTTTCATATCTAACTGCCGGAAAACTttaagataataaaataagagcTGTAACGTAAAAattgtagtatatataatgTTTTGTTGAACAGTATCAATAGACAAGGTGATTCAGAAAACGTGGAAGTTTAGAAAACGAAATTATCACATTAAATCAGATTAGTTTGCAAATTCATCGTTCTTCGCACTCACTCAAAAaattagataaataaaatctttttgTATCGTTAACACTTTAACATAATTGTGGAAAAAAAGTTCCGAAGATACATGTGAGGTTTCTGTAAAAtctaattcaaattttatctACAAGaccaaattatttttgaaaaactaATGAAACAACcagtcaaatgcaaatgtcattgaattaaaaaataatgttcgaaaaaatattgtttgggcgaattcttttaaactttccacacatatgcaaataaattgcaatttattttaaaaataccatATTGGCCCAAGCCTACTTATCATCCTGCCATCAAGTTTTATTAAAGCGTTAATTCTGctttttagaaattaaataatattttacataattacggtattgtattttcaattagtgatattacaacttttattcacaaaattACCAACACTGAATTCAAGTCAAAATCTGATGTCAAAATCATAATTCATTTGTATGAATTAAGGACAATCTATGCTTCAGATTTCATTTTGCGCAATCAATTAATGAACTGATATATGAATTCAAGATTGATTTTGAAACTTGCTGTAACTTGCTCGACAAACAataatactaacaataataaatccaaattcatacatacatacatatattgtagtTGTCAAGCTAATGTCAAAAAGGGCCATTTACAGTAGGCCACGTCTGAGGTATTTTGACATTTCGATAATATTAAACATCGGCAAAATATCGGTAAGTTTCAGTGcgtaaaataaaagtacaaaagTTAGAACAGCAAACAATATggacaaaaagaagaaacttcAAAGCTTTTCTGATGCTGGCAATTGGtatgattttataaaaatacaaatattgatGAAATTATTAATCTAAATCATCTGTACTAGCTCGACTGACTGTTCATTGGGAGCTGTCGCAAATAGACCTCGGCGCAGTCTCAGCTCAAGCAGCAGCGGTGAAAGCAGCAAAAGTGGCGGCAGTAGCAGCGACAGCGATTCGTCAGACAACGAACATGCTACCGAAAATAAGTGTGTTAATTTGGAGAATATTATGTCAGATGCAGAGACCAATGCAGTCTTTCGAATGGATGAGTATTTCAGGGAGAAGTACCTAGACCGATTAGCCGTTGAGTTCAAGTCCGAATGGCCagaaattgattttgatttggcCGCTAGTCAGCCAAGTCTCATGCGGATGCCCAACTTTATGCCGTTCAATCAAAAGCCCTACGAGATGCTGGACTATAAAGATGAAGCTTCCAAAGAGGACCTTAGAGATTGTGAGTCACGAGAGACTTTTCTTACTAAACTAAAGACCACAGTGCGTTGGCGTGAGATCCAAAATGCAACTGGGGAAGTTTACCAAGAGTCGAATGCACGCATTGTTCGATGGTCTGACGGCTCACAAACTTTTCATGTGGGCGCCGAGGCTTTTGATGTAGTCCGTATGCCCCTTTCTGGTACCATGAACCAATTCTATTTGCGTTCGGGCAACTACTATAAGTTGCATTGTCCCATCAAGGAGAAGCTAACTTTGCGCCCCAAGCTCGATTCGAGTTTCGGAATGAGTCATGTGCAGGGAATGCGTCAACGAGCCATCTACAAGCCCTCAACAACCAGTGGCGTGAAGATACTCCCTGATCTTACGACCAATCCTATTGTAGAACGTGACCGGAAGATTAGAGAGGAGTCAGCAAATCAGCGTCGCGAATGGGGTCGTCAACGTTATTCAAGTGTGCAACCTTTGCAGCACTACTCAAGTTATAAATCCAATAATTAACTTGAGAAACcttataacatttatttgtattattcatttataaatctcagtaattatataatttacttttgaaTTTGAGTATGATGTATTttttcgcattcgcattttttATTCTACTGTACCTTAAGTTTATTATCCTCAATGAACTCGACTTCAACACCGTTATCTTCGTATATGCTGTTCTTTATATCCAATCATGGGTAAAGGAAAAATAATAGTCCGGAAGCATGAGTCAAATAAATACAGCATTGCAATGTACTAATTGGATTtgatttacttgtatttttcatatttttataattcaattggaatttgtagttaaaataaaataacaaaattatttggtgattaaatttttttctgaaaaaaaacaaaatattataattgatttACCTATTTTAATAGACTGGAATtgttttatatagtttttattgtgtatatatttatatttcacatagattatagtatttaatttaatctatTTTTAAGGAATTATGAAGTTATTCatggaaaattaaatacaaaatatattgaacTGTAATTTTAGTTCGTTTGCCGAGGAAATGTGCAAATTATGTATCAAATcgaatatttaacaaaaaagtcatttaattatttagtgGATAACGGTTCTACTTCTATTcccaaatataaataatcacAATATTCGCATGGTATTAAGTTCTAAGCTCCATAGCTTTTTGTTGCCAAAACGTTTGTACACCCACATGACATTCTTTTTGCCAACAAGTACTAGGAAATGTCAAATAATGTGATTCTCAATAATTTGAGTATGATCGGACTCGAGAATACTGAATAGGTAGGAGTCAGCTCACGACCCCacgaagtatatatatattctccATCAGCGGCAACAGAGACTGAGATTGccttggctaacaatctggtatattgagtactctatgatatatattaaatgtagtactataccaatataccaaaataatctCCCGTGTGTTTTAgtagtttttggtatactatagaatccggttataacgacgcCGCTTATAGCGTCCGTCCGGTTTTTGTGACGAAAACTCGATGACTTGGTGGGTCtccatacaaattaaattgattaaaaattaattagttgcattttaaaaatctatggcaaccataaaataaacaacattttatttttctcctTTTGGTTAGTGGGTCTTCCGGATATAACGACGGTCCCTTGAAATCGATATAACCGGTTTCTACtgtatttgtaaaataaaattttattggaaatgggtagcaggtatttcgcagtcgagcacattaggctgtagctttcttacttgttaatattgtttttattgacaaGATTGCTTGCTCAGAATGCAATCTTATGGCAAACCCTAAATTGTCGGGCGATTTCagtgtaaacaaaattttggTTCTGCTCTACACCATATCGTTATCAGTATCGATTAGAATTTCTTATCACCTTCAGCAATTCCAGGTATCAATACTAGTCGTAGATTGTGGGTTTTAGTCTTTTGTAGATATCAAGTTATGGACAAAATAGTTACAAGTGTGAGCTCCAATGAGATACAAATACGTGAAAGGGTAGGAAGTATCTTAATTCtgaaaacatcaacaacttcAGCATTTATGTAATTCTTATAGATTGGGTATGGCAGCTATGGTGTTGTCCATAAAGCATTGTGGCAGACTGAATTGGAAGTTATAACAATTGCTGTGAAAATAATTGAAGACAAAAGTCAAGATTCAGAAACAGAGAAGATTCGTTTCGAAAAGAATATTCTCCGAGAAATAGagaatttacaaaaatgtacTCATCCGAATATTATCACATTGTACGGAGTCTCCAAATACAGTGATAACATTTGTTTACTGTTCGAGTATGCGGATTGTGGATCACTCTACAAATTCTTGCACCGCACGAAAAGGGAAGTTTCGATGGACGAGAGGATTGATTGGATGCTGCAATGTGCCAAGGTTTGTTAAATGTTCTTTATAATTTCCTTCACTCACATTTATGTAGGGTATAGAGTACTTGCATAAAAAAAGCATAGTTCACCGGGATCTTAAGACGCAAAACTTGTTACTTTTCAATGGATATCGCACGTTGAAAATATGCGATTTTGGTACAGTTAAAGAACTTGTGACAATAAATACCGAGGTAATCGGGACTGTTTGTTACATGGCACCAGAagtttgtgtatgtatatgcatatatctTTGTATTTAGGAAACACttaatgtttgcttttttttacttcCATAGAATTTCAATGGAAAATACACTGAAAAGTGTGATGTGTTTAGCTTTGCAATCATATTTTGGGAAGTTATGTCAAGGAAGAAGCCATTTTacgaatttaataatttgcatgcattggcaatccaaaaaaaaataattgaaggTAAAAGCATTTCAGATAAAAATATTCCTTTAAcgttattttattaaaattcgcAAATAAGCGTCCGAATTTAAATGACATTATTTACAAGAATTGTGATTGGGTTAaaccaataataaaaaaatgctgGGATCATGATCCAAAAAAGCGGGCAACGATGAAAGAGCTGTCTGATTTTCTCCCGAATTAtgacatatacatattttttaacgAGATCCAATTTAGGAGAGGTGTAAGAAGAAATAGTTAATTCCGGCAGATTAACTTCTAATTTCgctaatatttattaatagatGCAGCTTAGAGGAATTACTGATTTTTGCACAGCAatttggaaaaacaaaaaaattgttgtacaCAAAATTAAAGACTATTTTGAAGAAGACGAAAAATCTTTCTTCAAAGAAATTCGTAATTTGAAAAGGTTGAAccattcaaatattattacattatatGGTGCCTCCAAATATCCCGACAATCGCTTATGCGTACTTTCTGAGTTTGCAGATTGTGACTCACTTTATGATTGTATACATGATGATGATTTCAAGATTTCATACTATCAGATACTGCGTTGGATGTTGCAATGTGCCAAGGTATgtttaatgatatttttatgGCTGCGCTGTGAAAAAGCTCactatacttaatttttttttaggcTTTGAAGTACttgcatacaaaaaaaatagtccATCGATCTCTAAGTTCGCGCAATTTATTACTATTCGATAAGTATCgtgtattaaaaataagtaatatttATCAAGTGAAGAAATTTCGTAGTGTGCCAGATCCCTATTTGGCTCCAGAATACTGGGTAATTATTTTTCATGTAAGaatacaatacatatttcCTATATATCTTTTATTCATATAGGATACTAATGGAAAATTTACAGAAAAGGGTAATATATTTAGCTTTGCCATTATTTTCTTGGAAGTAATGACGAGGAAAAAGCCGTTTGAACTATATAGACTTATGGAGATATTTTCAGTCGCACATAATCTAAAAAATGGTAAGACTTATAAATTATGTCCagatattcatttaaatttcataagtttACAGATGATCTTTTAGATTTGATTCACATGGAAATAAACGAGTCAGATActataatgcaaataataaaaaaatgcttaaatcGAAATCCAGAAAATAGACCAACTATGAAACGAATTGTGTCTTTTCTCGGATGCGATTATAGGTTTCGCATTAATGTGGACCATGCTGACTTGGGATTCACGACATTTGTAAGCAACTACAGATCtaacaatcaaaataatatttcataatgATGGTATTTACAGACTGACTCTACCTGTGAGACGCTTTGCACAGCATTGTGGAGACGTTCGGAATCTAATGGTTTAGTAAAACATGATTTTGATACTGATTTAATAACGACAAAGGTGGCACTAAAAGAAATTGACTGCAATAAGAAAATGATATGGGAAATTATGAGAGAAGTCCCCAAGATTTTAGGTCTAGCTCATGAGAATATTGCCACATTATACGGagtttctttaaattatttgaataaaatttgcatGGTTGTCGAGTATGCAAAATGTAGAACACTCTACCATTTGCTGCATTGTCGTAAGTATAAAAGGATCTTATTCCGGGAGAAGCTGAATTGGATACAGCAATGTGCCAAGGTAGATATGTTTAAAACACTTTGGATTTTTTTCGTCTCACATTATTTTTAGGGTTTGGAGTACTTGCATGGGAAAAACATAATCCATCGGGGTCTTACAACTCGAAGCTTGTTACTTTTCGATAATTGtcgtaaattaaaaatagctgATTTCGgaaaaatgaatgaagttGAAAAAATTAGAACTGATCTCATGTGTTGCTACTTGGCTCCAGAAGTTTGCGTACGTTTCTATAGTGAAAGTGTGTTTATGATTCTTAACTatgatttatgttttttaaagatggggaaaaaaaactattcaGAAAAGTCGGATGTTTTTAGCTTCGGTATAATTTTTTGGGAAGTGATCCAACGAGAGAAGCCATTTTCCGACTGGGATTTGCATGACATCAGTGAACATATAAAAAGAGGTAAAGGTATTTCTCATAAAGTTCACAGCggatattttacatttctGACCATTCTAGGTATTCGACcggatatttataatttgatcaATGACGATTATAGTGGTATAGTACCGATAATGGAATGTTGTTGGCGCCAATCCTCAACAGATCGTCCAACGATGAGTGAAGTGCGTCGcgatttaaattattcaattaagcGCTATGACCATCAATCAAATTGCTGCATAAGTTAgaactaaattattattaagcaataacaaattatattatatcagAATAATATAGATTATGTTGACcctttatttttgtatgtacatttttcaatagaaggactttaattttatttctaacTATCCTTCTGCTATAAAATACACGAGCTTATTACAAACGCAATTGTTATGGTTGTCATTGTATctgttgagttgttgttgttgttgttgaaattactgtttgttgttgtcatacATTCAAATGTAGCACAGATACGCCTTAACTTGTTCGAGGCTATAAACTAAACTGTCACCGATTTGGGTTGATTTTGGCCAGAGCTTAGAAGCCTCTGCTGTCCTGGGGCGACACGTTCCATTTTGCATTAAGAtggataataaaaaacaaattaaaaaacaaagcgTTTGAGGCATTTTCTTGTGACgagatatatatgttatatatgtatatattttaaaatccaaaaaatGTTGCAGCCAAGTTGCAATACATGTAATTTCATCTGCTTTTTGgaataattacatttatataataagCAAAAGTTTGTGTGGTGTGgccatacatttttatttttaccatttcCATGCCAACTTTAGGGTCATATAGATAACCAAAAACTGGCACTCTAAAATTTGTGAAacttgcaaaatatattgcctTTCCGCTCGTTCAAAATTTTGATCATctgatcaagtttgtttcaaattttggccacgctcacttccgcccccgaaaatcgacaaaaatcgaagaacaagcgtaatttttaagctagaattttggtatatacaatttCTATATTCTTTGTGATAcctggttgcgatcagataaaaattgtcgaagttattaaagaaatacttttgtacgGGCAAAAAAACCTACTTACTAGGTTGTAGTTGCTTTTtctgacaatatggtatattttgcactctatagaGTATCTTGTAGGTAGTACCAtatgaatatacaaaatataccatttggtatagttttagtatttcgatggtatattatttaggtATATTCCGGAAATCCTAGAACTAGTTAATGCAATAGTTAACGAAAGTAGGTACTTTTTAGTTTCACTTTCCCGGCCCtctttgaaatatttctaccacttataattatttttctgcgGCAGTAGAATCACTAAACGTCTTTCGCAACATCATCAAAGTATCCACAGCCGAAATTTTATTCCGCAACCAAAATTTGATAGCTCTTCTCTGCTAATTGAGAAGATCAATAGTATATTTACTCTTGTTTTTAGCAAACGACCAAGAGTgcatttttcaacttttacaCTGtctgatttaattaaatcagatttatagatatacatatatttatatatatatatatacaaatatatatatatatatatttattaaaaaaaaggtaaGGAATCGAATTTgaaaagtattattatatatatatatataatatcctgtaaaaaagtaaacaaacaaaataaaagttaacaTTTCGAAATGAAAACTGCGGTCACCCTGCGCACGAAGTTTGACAGCCGACTGTTGACACGTCACGAGGCAGCCACGAAAAAGCATGTGCCGCAGTCTGTTGGGTTAGGTTAGTTCTGTTTTAATCCACGCCCGAACGAGAGCAGACGCTCTTAATAAAGCAAACGTATAACATTCTATATCTGAATAATACGTattcttaatttatataaatatatgtatttcataCAACTATTTGCCACTTTTGTGTAAAAACTAACATCATAAAATTGCAGCGTTGaagtaaatgcattttgtCTAAATAGGGTATAATCGGGCTATATGCAAGTAGCCATATCAATTTCTTATCTGCGGTGTAATCTATGACTAATATTTTGAAGCAACTACAATTTTAGGCTTTagtcattttgattttttcaattatgaaCAACACAGAAATTAACGTGAACTTTGAAGATATAAAATTGTTAGAATGGGTAAGCATAAAAAGCATTAGAACAAATAATCTGAACTTGAATACATGTAATTTTGAAGATCGGGAGAGGTAGCTTTGGAGAGGTCCGCAAAGGAATCTGGCGAAGTCAAGGTCAAGAAACAGATATTGCTGTGGAAATAACTATTGATTGCAAAAATGAGGagaacaaatttaaaaacgcAGTCTTTCGAGAAAtcgaaaatttataaaaatgtatacatcCGAATATTATAAGATTGTACGGAGTCTCTAAAACAAGCGACAACAGAGATTGCCTTATTTTGGAGTATGCGGATTGTGGATCACTCTACGAATTCTTGCACCGCACAGAGAGGGAAGCTTCGTTCAACGAGAGGATTGATTGGATGCTACAATGTGCCAAGGtattatgttaaatatttttaatatttttcttaactGACAATCCTTGTAGGGTATAGAGTacttacataaaaaaaaacatagctCACCGGGATCTTAAGACGCAAAACTTGTTACTTTTCAATGGATATCGCACGTTGAAAATATGTGATTTTGGTACAGTACAGGTAAAGAACTTGTGACAAAAAATACCGGGGAAGTCGGGACTGTTTTTTATATGGCACCAGAAGTTTGTGTATGTACATGCACATATCTTTGCATTTTGGAAACacttaatgtttattttttttacttccATAGAATTTCAATGGAAAATACACTGAAAAGTGTGATGTGTTTAGCTTTGGAATCATATTTTGGGAAGTTATGTCAAGGATGAGGCCATTTTACgaatttaatgaaatgccTTCATTGGcaatccaaaaaaaataattgaaggTAAAAGCATTTCAGATAAAAATATTcccttaattttattttattaaaactctCAGATAATCGTCCGAATATAAATGACATGATGATTTACGAGGATTCCGATTGCATTAAACCAATAATAGAAACAGGCTGGGATCATGATCCAGAAAAGCGGCCAACGATGAAAGAGTTATGTGATTTTCATCCTAATtatgatatatacatattttttatcgAGATCGAACATTGGATAGATGTAAGAAGAAATAGCTAATTCCGACAGATTAACTTCTAATATCgctcatttttattaatagatGAAGAAAGGcagattgtgattgtgattttTTGAAAGCAAATTggcaaaacaaagaaattgtTGTACAACGAAGCATCCCGACAATagtttatgcatattttttgaGTTTGCGAATTGTGGGTCActttatgattttatatatgtGCAGCAAATCAAGATTTCATACTATCAGAAGCTGCGTTGGATGTTACAATGTGCCAAGGTATGTTTAATGATATTGTTATGGCTGCGCTGTGAAAAAACTCACTATACATACTCATTTTGTTTTAGGCTTTGAAGTACTTGCATAGCAAAAAAATAGTCCATCGATCTCTAAGTACGCGCAATTTATTACTATTCGATAGCTATCgtgtattaaaaataagtgataTTTATGAAGTGAAGAAATTTCGTATTGTGCAAGATCCCTATTTGGCTCCAGAATACAGGGTAATTAATTTTCAAGTAAGAAAACAATACATATTTCTTATATCTCTTTTATTCACATAGGATActaatgaaatatatacaGAAAAGTGTAATATATTTAGCTTTGGCATTATTTTTGTGGAAGTAAAGCTTGAGACATCTGTAAATAATGGTAAGACTTGAAAATTATGTCCAgatattcttttaaatttcataagtttACAGGTAATCTTTTAGATTTGATTAACATGGAAACAAACGAGTCAGATCGTATAATGCAAACAATAAGAAAGTGCTTAAATCGAAATCCACAAAATAGACCTACTATGAAACGAATTGTGTCTTTTCTCGCAAGCGACTATAGGCTTTGCATTAATGTGGACCATGCTGATTTGGAATTAAGGGATTCGGTATTTGTAAGCAACTACAGATCtaacaatcaaaataatatttcatatttacagACTGTCTGTACCTGTGATACGGTTTGGCCAGCATTGTGGAGAACTATTGCACCTAATTATTTagtaaaatatgtaaatatgtat includes the following:
- the LOC132786560 gene encoding dual specificity protein kinase pyk3-like isoform X5; this translates as MDKIVTSVSSNEIQIRERIGYGSYGVVHKALWQTELEVITIAVKIIEDKSQDSETEKIRFEKNILREIENLQKCTHPNIITLYGVSKYSDNICLLFEYADCGSLYKFLHRTKREVSMDERIDWMLQCAKGIEYLHKKSIVHRDLKTQNLLLFNGYRTLKICDFGTVKELVTINTEVIGTVCYMAPEVCNFNGKYTEKCDVFSFAIIFWEVMSRKKPFYEFNNLHALAIQKKIIEDKRPNLNDIIYKNCDWVKPIIKKCWDHDPKKRATMKELSDFLPNYDIYIFFNEIQFRRGMQLRGITDFCTAIWKNKKIVVHKIKDYFEEDEKSFFKEIRNLKRLNHSNIITLYGASKYPDNRLCVLSEFADCDSLYDCIHDDDFKISYYQILRWMLQCAKALKYLHTKKIVHRSLSSRNLLLFDKYRVLKISNIYQVKKFRSVPDPYLAPEYWDTNGKFTEKGNIFSFAIIFLEVMTRKKPFELYRLMEIFSVAHNLKNDDLLDLIHMEINESDTIMQIIKKCLNRNPENRPTMKRIVSFLGCDYRFRINVDHADLGFTTFTDSTCETLCTALWRRSESNGLVKHDFDTDLITTKVALKEIDCNKKMIWEIMREVPKILGLAHENIATLYGVSLNYLNKICMVVEYAKCRTLYHLLHCRFGVLAWEKHNPSGSYNSKLVTFR
- the LOC132786560 gene encoding dual specificity protein kinase pyk3-like isoform X2 — protein: MDKIVTSVSSNEIQIRERIGYGSYGVVHKALWQTELEVITIAVKIIEDKSQDSETEKIRFEKNILREIENLQKCTHPNIITLYGVSKYSDNICLLFEYADCGSLYKFLHRTKREVSMDERIDWMLQCAKGIEYLHKKSIVHRDLKTQNLLLFNGYRTLKICDFGTVKELVTINTEVIGTVCYMAPEVCNFNGKYTEKCDVFSFAIIFWEVMSRKKPFYEFNNLHALAIQKKIIEDKRPNLNDIIYKNCDWVKPIIKKCWDHDPKKRATMKELSDFLPNYDIYIFFNEIQFRRGMQLRGITDFCTAIWKNKKIVVHKIKDYFEEDEKSFFKEIRNLKRLNHSNIITLYGASKYPDNRLCVLSEFADCDSLYDCIHDDDFKISYYQILRWMLQCAKALKYLHTKKIVHRSLSSRNLLLFDKYRVLKISNIYQVKKFRSVPDPYLAPEYWDTNGKFTEKGNIFSFAIIFLEVMTRKKPFELYRLMEIFSVAHNLKNDLIHMEINESDTIMQIIKKCLNRNPENRPTMKRIVSFLGCDYRFRINVDHADLGFTTFTDSTCETLCTALWRRSESNGLVKHDFDTDLITTKVALKEIDCNKKMIWEIMREVPKILGLAHENIATLYGVSLNYLNKICMVVEYAKCRTLYHLLHCRKYKRILFREKLNWIQQCAKGLEYLHGKNIIHRGLTTRSLLLFDNCRKLKIADFGKMNEVEKIRTDLMCCYLAPEVCMGKKNYSEKSDVFSFGIIFWEVIQREKPFSDWDLHDISEHIKRGIRPDIYNLINDDYSGIVPIMECCWRQSSTDRPTMSEVRRDLNYSIKRYDHQSNCCIS
- the LOC132786560 gene encoding probable serine/threonine-protein kinase DDB_G0276181 isoform X6; the protein is MDKIVTSVSSNEIQIRERIGYGSYGVVHKALWQTELEVITIAVKIIEDKSQDSETEKIRFEKNILREIENLQKCTHPNIITLYGVSKYSDNICLLFEYADCGSLYKFLHRTKREVSMDERIDWMLQCAKMQLRGITDFCTAIWKNKKIVVHKIKDYFEEDEKSFFKEIRNLKRLNHSNIITLYGASKYPDNRLCVLSEFADCDSLYDCIHDDDFKISYYQILRWMLQCAKALKYLHTKKIVHRSLSSRNLLLFDKYRVLKISNIYQVKKFRSVPDPYLAPEYWDTNGKFTEKGNIFSFAIIFLEVMTRKKPFELYRLMEIFSVAHNLKNDDLLDLIHMEINESDTIMQIIKKCLNRNPENRPTMKRIVSFLGCDYRFRINVDHADLGFTTFTDSTCETLCTALWRRSESNGLVKHDFDTDLITTKVALKEIDCNKKMIWEIMREVPKILGLAHENIATLYGVSLNYLNKICMVVEYAKCRTLYHLLHCRKYKRILFREKLNWIQQCAKGLEYLHGKNIIHRGLTTRSLLLFDNCRKLKIADFGKMNEVEKIRTDLMCCYLAPEVCMGKKNYSEKSDVFSFGIIFWEVIQREKPFSDWDLHDISEHIKRGIRPDIYNLINDDYSGIVPIMECCWRQSSTDRPTMSEVRRDLNYSIKRYDHQSNCCIS
- the LOC132786560 gene encoding dual specificity protein kinase pyk3-like isoform X1, which translates into the protein MDKIVTSVSSNEIQIRERIGYGSYGVVHKALWQTELEVITIAVKIIEDKSQDSETEKIRFEKNILREIENLQKCTHPNIITLYGVSKYSDNICLLFEYADCGSLYKFLHRTKREVSMDERIDWMLQCAKGIEYLHKKSIVHRDLKTQNLLLFNGYRTLKICDFGTVKELVTINTEVIGTVCYMAPEVCNFNGKYTEKCDVFSFAIIFWEVMSRKKPFYEFNNLHALAIQKKIIEDKRPNLNDIIYKNCDWVKPIIKKCWDHDPKKRATMKELSDFLPNYDIYIFFNEIQFRRGMQLRGITDFCTAIWKNKKIVVHKIKDYFEEDEKSFFKEIRNLKRLNHSNIITLYGASKYPDNRLCVLSEFADCDSLYDCIHDDDFKISYYQILRWMLQCAKALKYLHTKKIVHRSLSSRNLLLFDKYRVLKISNIYQVKKFRSVPDPYLAPEYWDTNGKFTEKGNIFSFAIIFLEVMTRKKPFELYRLMEIFSVAHNLKNDDLLDLIHMEINESDTIMQIIKKCLNRNPENRPTMKRIVSFLGCDYRFRINVDHADLGFTTFTDSTCETLCTALWRRSESNGLVKHDFDTDLITTKVALKEIDCNKKMIWEIMREVPKILGLAHENIATLYGVSLNYLNKICMVVEYAKCRTLYHLLHCRKYKRILFREKLNWIQQCAKGLEYLHGKNIIHRGLTTRSLLLFDNCRKLKIADFGKMNEVEKIRTDLMCCYLAPEVCMGKKNYSEKSDVFSFGIIFWEVIQREKPFSDWDLHDISEHIKRGIRPDIYNLINDDYSGIVPIMECCWRQSSTDRPTMSEVRRDLNYSIKRYDHQSNCCIS